A stretch of Colletotrichum lupini chromosome 2, complete sequence DNA encodes these proteins:
- a CDS encoding amino acid permease has translation MSTDTIPFPGAKSPGITDVTRHAWITSDDVEAAEASRRGPFEPHDDHNGDFVTTTEDRDLKRGLEQRHLSMLGIAGAIGTGLFLGLGGAIQTGGPLGALLGYATVGLIVCAVQFALGEVSALLPVTGSFVRHAEFLVDPAWGFAIGWNLVYGNILSIPSEITAICVLFEFWTDLNPSVFIAIFIVLTFVVGIAFVRVFGEVEFVFALLKILLVIFLIILGLVIDLGGVPGTPRIGFRYWQSPGPFVEHIATGDWGKFLGYWGVMTSAVFSFAGVESLAMAAAETQNPRRAIPRACKRVFARIVLFYMLAVLVVGMLVASDDPRLDDAYGTAAQSPFVIAASAAGIPAIPSVVNAVVITSAWSASNQSLLAGTRVLFGLALKGQAPKIFLRTTAWGTPYVCVLLFTAFMFLSFMSLSNGALTVFWWLVDLTAAGVLVSWSAILLNHIRLKTAMKKQGIEFSRLPWNNSWTLYSSYVALFMCIVILFTSGFEVFTKGNWSASGFVSSYLDIPLVTGAFLIWKFVKKTKGVVLENIPLHDAFEQADAYPEEPEKQETGPIRFVSWIWN, from the exons ATGAGTACCGACACCATCCCGTTCCCCGGCGCCAAGTCGCCTGGCATCACCGATGTCACCCGCCACGCCTGGATCACGTCCGACGACGTCGAGGCCGCCGAGGCCTCTCGGCGCGGCCCGTTTGAGCCTCACGACGACCACAACGGCGATTTTGTCACCACCACCGAGGACCGCGACCTCAAGCGCGGCTTGGAGCAGCGCCACTTGTCAATGTTGGGTATCGCGGGCGCCATCGGCACCGGTCTCTTCCTGGGTCTCGGTGGCGCTATCCAGACCGGCGGTCCGCTTGGCGCATTGCTTGGCTATGCGACTGTTGGCTTGATCGTCTGCGCCGTGCAGTTCGCTCTCGGAGAAGTTTCGGCGCTCCTCCCCGTCACCGGTTCATTTGTCCGTCATGCCGAGTTTCTTGTCGATCCGGCCTGGGGATTCGCTATTGGGTGGAACTTGGTCTACGGCAACATTTTGTCTATCCCCTCCGAGATCACAGCCATCTGTGTACTCTTTGAGTTCTGGACCGACCTGAACCCCTCCGTCTTCATTGCCATCTTCATCGTCTTGACGTTCGTCGTCGGCATCGCCTTCGTGCGTGTCTTCGGAGAGGTCGAGTTCGTCTTCGCTTTGCTCAAGATCCTTCTCGTCATCTTCCTCATCATCCTCGGTCTCGTCATCGATCTCGGCGGCGTTCCGGGTACCCCCCGCATTGGGTTCAGGTACTGGCAAAGCCCCGGCCCCTTCGTGGAGCACATCGCGACCGGCGACTGGGGCAAGTTCTTGGGCTACTGGGGTGTCATGACCAGCGCCGTCTTCTCCTTCGCCGGCGTTGAGTCCCTCGCCATGGCCGCTGCTGAGACCCAGAACCCTCGCCGTGCCATCCCCCGCGCCTGCAAGCGTGTCTTCGCGCGTATCGTGCTCTTCTACATGCTCGCCGTTCTGGTCGTCGGTATGCTCGTTGCCAGTGACGACCCCCGCCTCGACGACGCCTACGGCACCGCTGCTCAGAGTCCCTTCGTCATCGCTGCCTCCGCTGCTGGTATCCCTGCCATCCCCAGCGTCGTCAACGCCGTCGTCATCACCTCCGCCTGGTCTGCGTCTAACCAGAGTCTTCTCGCCGGCACCCGTGTCCTTTTCGGTCTCGCGCTCAAGGGACAGGCCCCGAAGATCTTCCTCCGCACGACTGCCTGGGGTACTCCCTATGTTTGCGTCTTGCTCTTCACTGCTTTCATGTTCCTTAGCTTCATGAGCTTGTCGAATGGTGCATTGACCGTCTTCTGGTGGCTGGTAGACCTGACTGCGGCCGGTGTTTTGGTGTCGTGGTCGGCTATCCTCCTGAACCATATCCGTCTCAAGACAGCGATGAAGAAGCAGGGCATTGAGTTCAGCAGGCTGCCTTGGAACAACTCGTGGACTC TCTACAGCTCTTACGTCGCCCTGTTCATGTGCATCGTCATTCTCTTCACGAGCGGCTTTGAAGTTTTCACCAAGGGCAACTGGAGCGCTAGTGGTTTCGTCTCGTCTTACTT GGATATTCCTCTGGTCACTGGCGCTTTCTTGATCTGGAAGTTCGTCAAGAAGACCAAGGGCGTCGTTCTTGAAAACATCCCGCTTCACGATGCTTTCGAGCAGGCCGATGCCTATCCCGAGGAGCCTGAGAAGCAAGAGACTGGCCCTATACGGTTTGTCAGCTGGATCTGGAATTAA
- a CDS encoding pfs domain-containing protein, with product MGIEEILSSYRDLDSGSSLRYWRRTRLSQTEALERELGRCVFRQLTRISNLTGNICCFDNIHDKVGDAHRVDPSGLESRSQNHEPQVQAKLVGPPLRGQLPQPNMRQAIMFDKLHLLQPMCRATSYSASSPRTSRLIAKAVGAYWGAAGILIAYHNIQSFIKHIRAPSFDQMVALHACTPEPLSSVAMSDPSIYTIGWICAIVPEFVAARLFLDEVHEEPRSLSRNDNNSYKLGRMGKHNVAIAVLPHGEYGESSAAVVARDMVRTFVNIRVGLMVGIGGGAPSPRNDVRLGDIVVSSPAEGYGGVIQYDFGKSIEDGKFEMTGFLNQPPLALRTALNMLISDLEIEGSSLEEHIVKRLKNDILKKKYGRPSSNSDKLFRSDIVYDANRSMADYCADDFVDRPERDSGSEPVVHYGLIASANQVMKDAQKRDALAKEKNVLCFEMEAAGLMNHFPCLVIRGICDYSDSHKNKQWQGYAAMAAASFAKSLVCCIPRQSLEHEQSVAKVLSSINSVKEDVIAIKDTIDHDILDKLPMAQGAEFDSYENQHEPRCHPSTRVDILRDIETWAPHATGPKLYWLSGLAGTGKSIIARTIAHEFYETNILGATFFFKRGEVDRGSASLFFGTLARQLAQRRPELSPYIVKAIKETGNICSKSMEEQFTKLVFNPLKLAALKPGEPKKLILVLDALDECSKEKDVEILLRLLIKAVCFDGCGLKLLITSRPEVAVRDACGSPNQGLYREVRLHDTPNEIVSKDISLYLRHQLTEIRNLWNARCINNQKLQLDWPGQEKIKALVDIAIPLFLFAAIACRFIRDELFGFPEEQLLKLVQTVQKGGVSDKLQETYQPVLRQFRSERTPSEQMILLGRFRAVIGAIILLEQPLSVNSIASLLGLKPSQVGGILIPLRSILDLPNEEGLEVKLFHSSFRDFLLSPVAGDFSINFKETHWRMALACLEILSKSLRYNICSLNPADRRSAIARDVLEQQLPPHTRYACRFWFHHLKYAGQLLEDEDQVHRFLQDRFLYWVEALCVLGETNRAIQMIDTLIPLVKQPKIKLYNLLEDSEMLISKYISVILEYPLQLYWSALVFSPKTSSIRHASIKSIPKCITFQRPQKSGWTPLIQNTGLRDAYERYYAVVVSPDSRLVALSGLRGDISVWSLSLGVLMTSFRMPRLHSIGPYVPVAFFKDSKRIASALQNLIHVYVAETGEELCSFRIPDGVDVVQLDVSHTSEKIAASYDNFTAAIWTMSTGRRIKLRPIDRVQRRDSSRSVSQGGSFVSFSPNSEIVATSSIRGSVHLWEALTGNCLQTFETNGPVVSQLAFVSDTNLLIVKEADGEIRTLNIDTGCWNSRVPGGENTRGPTAISHDSRPIAHQSLSDSDAISISSVDTGEHYQCLHLTSILAASPFSFHSLRPEDWVAAFSPDSKFLIVAQSNGVAIWSLSMIRKPRTLDSGMNQPIRPMSAVTTSCFIHRRASEETAQIISMDKFDDSNEVNIWSSDTGELDLKVKNDGDIWDSGNATLSPDSKWMFLPCQRAIHNIQDSTVVHVMKPPCPRNPSYLDYRKARKSEVLFSEDSQSFAFGAYHDFSLWTMHGGLQYRDSTCAGTLITITPDWKYAVYTIEIPCLEALKKNGEPRSDEMSHRVRYLSIDTHKYVDMPEEADDFSFLAISPDSKWVASVPNRVAFSSNSESVASADKAQNIRIWSTISGHCTNALNVGRSLFGLSFSPDDSQLRTSFGAIAIERSILPPQVANSTTDDAELENTSVMLQRPRWQGYGIDVSGKWITWNGVNLMLMPTDINPASNLNSPRWDYDDRRCQVAAGESVVAWIVIMFTLLSLKLAMWRIMTDLSPTRIIKPYQRATR from the exons ATGGGAATCGAAGAGATTTTGTCCTCTTATCGCGACCTCGATTCGGGAAG CTCGTTACGTTACTGGCGGCGTACGCGTCTCTCGCAGACCGAGGCTCTCGAAAGGGAACTCGGCCGTTGTGTCTTTCGACAACTGACTCGCATCTCCAACCTCACGGGCAATATATG CTGTTTTGACAATATACACGATAAGGTGGGCGATGCACATAGGGTCGATCCCTCGGGTCTGGAATCTCG TTCCCAAAATCATGAGCCTCAAGTTCAGGCAAAGCTCGTGGGGCCACCTTTAAGAGG TCAACTGCCACAACCCAACATGCGCCAAGCTATTATGTTTGATAAGCTGCATCTGCTGCAGCCTATGTGCCGTGCCACATCATAT TCAGCATCTTCCCCGCGCACATCTAGGCTGA TAGCAAAGGCCGTTGGTGCCTACTGGGGCGCGGCAGGCATCCTCATCGCATATCACAACATTCAATCTTTTATCAAACACATTCGCGCGCCATCATTTGACCAGATGGTCGCATTACACGCATGTACTCCTGAACCCCTGTCATCAGTCGCTATGTCCGATCCATCAATCTATACGATCGGCTGGATCTGCGCCATTGTCCCTGAGTTCGTCGCAGCCCGGCTCTTCCTCGACGAGGTCCATGAAGAGCCTCGATCGCTGTCCAGAAACGACAACAACTCGTATAAGCTCGGGCGCATGGGCAAGCACAACGTCGCGATCGCGGTCCTTCCTCATGGCGAATATGGAGAAAGCTCGGCGGCAGTGGTCGCTCGAGACATGGTCCGCACATTTGTGAACATAAGGGTAGGGCTTATGGTCGgcatcggcggcggcgctccGAGTCCCAGAAATGACGTCCGTTTGGGCGACATCGTTGTCAGCTCCCCGGCTGAGGGTTATGGCGGCGTGATTCAGTACGACTTTGGCAAATCCATCGAGGATGGGAAGTTCGAGATGACTGGGTTCTTGAATCAGCCGCCCCTTGCTCTAAGAACAGCCCTCAACATGCTGATTTCCGACCTCGAAATAGAAGGCAGCTCGCTTGAAGAGCACATTGTGAAGCGCCTGAAGAATGACATCTTGAAGAAGAAATACGGTCGGCCTAGTTCTAATTCCGACAAACTTTTCCGCAGCGACATTGTCTATGACGCAAATAGGTCAATGGCTGATTATTGCGCCGACGACTTCGTGGATCGCCCGGAACGAGACTCTGGTTCAGAGCCCGTCGTCCATTACGGACTGATAGCTTCTGCAAATCAGGTAATGAAAGATGCTCAGAAGCGAGATGCACTAGCAAAGGAGAAGAACGTGCTATGCTTCGAGATGGAAGCCGCTGGCTTGATGAATCATTTTCCCTGTCTAGTCATAAGAGGAATCTGTGACTACTCCGACTCTCATAAAAACAAGCAATGGCAGGGCTACGCTGCCATGGCAGCCGCTTCTTTCGCCAAATCATTGGTCTGTTGTATTCCGCGTCAGAGCCTCGAGCATGAACAGTCTGTAGCAAAAGTATTGTCTTCTA TCAATTCAGTCAAGGAAGATGTCATCGCCATAAAAGATACAATCGATCATGACATTCTGGACAAATTGCCAATGGCTCAGGGTGCTGAATTCGACAGCTATGAAAATCAACACGAACCGAGATGCCATCCAAGTACCAGAGTTGATATTCTTCGCGACATTGAAACCTGGGCTCCTCATGCTACTGGCCCGAAACTTTATTGGCTCAGTGGATTGGCTGGAACGGGAAAGTCGATCATAGCTCGGACCATTGCTCATGAGTTTTACGAGACTAACATACTCGGCGCCACGTTCTTTTTCAAAAGGGGAGAAGTTGATCGTGGCAGCGCGTCGTTGTTTTTCGGTACGCTAGCCCGTCAGCTAGCGCAGCGCCGACCCGAGTTAAGCCCGTACATAGTAAAAGCGATCAAGGAGACGGGTAATATCTGTTCCAAGAGTATGGAGGAGCAATTCACTAAGCTCGTCTTCAACCCACTCAAACTGGCAGCCTTAAAACCAGGGGAGCCCAAAAAGTTGATCCTGGTACTCGACGCATTGGATGAGTGTTCGAAAGAGAAGGACGTTGAAATTTTATTGCGTTTACTGATCAAGGCTGTATGTTTCGATGGCTGCGGTCTGAAGCTGCTTATTACAAGTAGGCCAGAGGTTGCAGTGCGCGATGCATGTGGTTCTCCCAATCAAGGATTGTACCGGGAAGTTCGACTACATGACACACCAAATGAGATTGTCTCCAAAGATATCTCATTGTACCTTCGACATCAGTTGACAGAGATCAGAAATTTGTGGAACGCGAGATGCATCAATAATCAGAAACTACAGCTGGATTGGCCTGGGCAGGAGAAGATCAAGGCCCTTGTCGACATCGCCATACCCTTGTTTCTGTTCGCGGCAATAGCTTGCCGCTTCATCCGAGACGAGCTATTCGGCTTTCCAGAGGAACAGCTTTTGAAGCTTGTTCAGACCGTTCAGAAAGGCGGCGTCAGCGACAAACTTCAAGAGACCTATCAGCCAGTATTGAGACAGTTCAGAAGCGAAAGAACTCCGTCAGAGCAAATGATCCTGCTTGGAAGATTTAGAGCGGTCATCGGCGCAATCATACTCCTCGAGCAGCCTTTGTCGGTTAACTCAATCGCCAGCTTGCTGGGTCTCAAGCCTTCGCAAGTTGGTGGTATCTTAATTCCCCTCAGATCTATTCTTGATCTTCCGAATGAGGAAGGCCTGGAGGTGAAACTTTTTCATTCGTCATTTCGCGACTTTTTACTGAGTCCAGTTGCCGGAGACTTCTCCATCAACTTCAAGGAAACACATTGGAGAATGGCGCTTGCCTGTCTTGAAATTCTTTCGAAGTCTTTGCGTTACAATATTTGCAGCCTCAATCCCGCCGATCGACGGTCTGCGATTGCGAGAGACGTCCTGGAACAACAGCTCCCGCCACACACACGATATGCTTGCCGCTTCTGGTTTCATCACCTGAAATACGCGGGTCAACTTCTCGAGGATGAGGATCAAGTCCATAGATTCCTCCAAGATCGATTTCTCTATTGGGTCGAGGCTCTCTGTGTTCTCGGAGAAACCAATCGTGCTATTCAAATGATAGACACGCTAATTCCCCTCGTGAAG CAACCAAAAATCAAGCTTTACAATCTTTTGGAAGACTCGGAGATGTTGATTTCCAAATACATCTCCGTTATTCTCGAGTATCCTTTGCAACTGTATTGGTCAGCATTAGTCTTTTCTCCCAAGACAAGCTCTATCCGACACGCTTCCATAAAAAGCATCCCGAAGTGTATCACTTTCCAACGACCACAAAAGTCTGGATGGACGCCTCTGATCCAGAACACAGGTCTGAGAGATGCCTATGAACGTTATTATGCCGTTGTTGTTTCTCCTGATTCCAGGCTTGTTGCATTAAGTGGGCTTCGCGGGGACATATCGGTTTGGTCGCTCTCCCTGGGTGTCTTGATGACCAGCTTTCGCATGCCACGCCTTCACTCTATTGGTCCATACGTTCCAGTCGCCTTTTTCAAGGACTCGAAGCGAATTGCATCGGCATTACAAAACTTGATCCACGTCTACGTCGCTGAAACGGGCGAGGAACTATGCTCATTCCGTATTCCCGATGGGGTCGACGTAGTACAACTTGACGTTTCCCACACTTCAGAGAAGATTGCGGCGTCTTACGACAATTTTACCGCTGCGATATGGACAATGTCCACAGGGCGTAGGATCAAGCTCCGGCCTATAGACAGAGTCCAGAGGCGTGATAGCTCACGCTCTGTATCACAAGGAGGCTCATTTGTCAGTTTCTCTCCGAATTCTGAGATTGTAGCGACCTCATCTATACGTGGAAGTGTCCATCTTTGGGAAGCCTTGACAGGTAATTGCCTTCAGACGTTTGAAACAAATGGGCCCGTGGTCAGCCAGCTCGCCTTCGTGTCAGACACCAATCTCCTGATCGTTAAGGAAGCGGATGGAGAAATTCGAACCTTAAACATTGACACCGGTTGTTGGAATTCTCGAGTCCCGGGAGGAGAAAACACACGTGGACCTACAGCTATTTCACACGACTCGAGGCCCATCGCGCATCAAAGTCTCTCCGATAGCGACGCTATTTCGATTTCGTCAGTCGATACCGGCGAACACTACCAATGCCTACATCTCACCAGCATTCTCGCCGCCAGCCCATTCAGCTTTCATTCACTTCGGCCTGAGGATTGGGTAGCGGCATTCTCACCCGATAGCAAATTTCTCATTGTTGCTCAAAGCAACGGAGTTGCCATCTGGTCCTTGTCCATGATCCGAAAGCCCAGAACGCTGGACAGTGGAATGAATCAGCCAATACGGCCAATGTCTGCGGTGACTACGAGCTGTTTCATACATCGGAGAGCTTCCGAAGAAACGGCACAAATCATTTCCATGGACAAATTCGACGACTCCaacgaggttaatatttGGTCGTCTGACACTGGCGAGCTAGACCTGAAAGTCAAAAACGATGGAGATATCTGGGATTCAGGAAATGCCACACTCTCGCCTGATTCAAAATGGATGTTCCTCCCTTGCCAGCGGGCAATCCACAACATCCAAGATAGCACAGTCGTTCATGTCATGAAGCCTCCATGCCCTCGTAATCCTAGCTATCTCGATTACAGAAAGGCAAGAAAGAGCGAGGTTTTGTTTTCGGAAGATTCACAATCCTTTGCATTTGGCGCATATCATGACTTTAGTCTCTGGACAATGCACGGGGGGCTGCAATACCGAGACTCTACCTGTGCCGGGACCCTCATCACAATTACGCCTGATTGGAAATACGCGGTCTACACAATCGAGATCCCATGCCTAGAGGCACTCAAAAAGAACGGCGAGCCTAGATCAGATGAGATGTCTCACAGAGTCAGGTACTTGAGCATTGATACACACAAATACGTGGATATGCCCGAGGAAGCGGACGACTTCAGCTTTCTCGCCATATCACCAGACTCGAAATGGGTGGCCTCAGTGCCAAATCGTG TCGCATTTTCATCCAATTCTGAATCAGTGGCATCAGCGGACAAGGCTCAAAACATACGGATTTGGTCGACAATTTCGGGGCACTGCACAAACGCCTTGAATGTAGGACGTAGTCTCTTCGGCCTGTCTTTCTCGCCCGACGATTCTCAGTTGAGGACCTCCTTTGGGGCCATTGCCATCGAAAGGTCCATCCTCCCACCTCAAGTAGCCAATTCTACCACGGATGATGCCGAACTTGAAAACACGTCTGTCATGCTTCAGAGACCGCGTTGGCAGGGCTATGGAATCGATGTAAGCGGTAAGTGGATCACTTGGAACGGTGTCAACTTGATGCTCATGCCGACCGATATCAACCCTGCTTCGAATTTGAATTCCCCTCGCTGGGATTATGATGATAGGCGATGCCAGGTGGCTGCTGGCGAATCCGTTGTTGCTTGG ATCGTAATCATGTTTACACTCTTGTCTCTGAAACTGGCCATGTGGCGAATCATGACGGACTTATCGCCTACACGAATCATCAAACCTTATCAGAGAGCTACCCGGTGA
- a CDS encoding LMBR1 domain-containing protein → MPHRVANFLRNSTENFSVSAIANLKTKTKQNQQHHQPRHNNIQDEGLLRRVPLDRHSSYSSDDGEHIPYHNMFAADPADHLKEKKHHHHRLSLPFGRSNKDSHDNSHAGLDLKIESPPIVFFGDAESSTGALVSGQMQLEVKDEQLQIETFGAKLNIHVQQKRPFTNHCGECTNQFTELKRWTFLTHPTTLKKGTHQFPFSILLEGHLPASMDTPITSIAYEFKAEAILVKGTPGSQTPIKFEQNFDVKRSLPQPEFPHHSVRVFPPTNIKASAHYNQVIHPAGTHNVSFRLDGLTSANATNKTVEFWKLKKVTWKLEETIKTVAPACEKHAPVPGNANNNTQPQQKGVARTETRVLGEKYMHDGWKSDYTSTDGHVEFEFDYGVVASKHSHGPRYACDMKSSDGTEVSHALMIEMVVSKEWAPVGKPHLATQTGTGRILRMHYHVMLTECPGLGVSWDNEAPPVYQDVPPSPPAYPDEAAPVDYMSLEHLDGQAHNGLAHSREGSVTGGSTTS, encoded by the coding sequence ATGCCCCACCGCGTAGCAAACTTCCTGCGGAATTCCACTGAGAACTTCAGTGTTTCTGCCATTGCAAACCTCAAGACTAAGACCAAGCAAAATCAGCAACATCACCAACCCCGTCACAACAACATCCAGGACGAAGGCTTGTTGCGCAGAGTCCCTCTCGACCGCCACTCTTCCTACTCCTCCGATGACGGCGAGCACATCCCTTACCACAACATGTTCGCAGCAGATCCCGCAGACCACCTCAAAGAGAAGaagcaccaccaccaccgcctctCTCTGCCTTTTGGCCGCTCCAACAAGGACTCACACGACAACTCCCACGCAGGCCTCGACCTGAAGATCGAGAGCCCGCCTATCGTTTTCTTCGGAGATGCAGAGTCCTCTACCGGTGCCCTCGTCTCGGGTCAGATGCAACTCGAGGTCAAGGACGAGCAGCTCCAGATCGAGACCTTTGGCGCCAAGCTCAACATCCACGTCCAGCAGAAGCGCCCCTTCACCAACCACTGTGGCGAGTGCACCAACCAGTTCACCGAGCTGAAGCGCTGGACGTTCCTCACGCACCCCACGACGCTCAAGAAGGGAACTCACCAGTTCCCCTTCTCTATCCTCCTCGAGGGCCACCTCCCCGCGTCCATGGACACGCCCATCACCTCCATTGCCTACGAGTTCAAGGCCGAGGCCATCCTCGTCAAGGGCACACCCGGTTCGCAGACGCCCATCAAGTTCGAGCAGAACTTTGACGTCAAGCGCTCCCTCCCTCAACCCGAGTTCCCGCATCACTCTGTCCGCGTTTTCCCTCCCACCAACATCAAGGCCAGCGCCCACTACAACCAGGTGATCCACCCGGCCGGCACTCACAACGTCTCGTTCCGCCTCGACGGCCTCACCAGCGCAAACGCCACCAACAAGACGGTCGAGTTCTGGAAGCTCAAGAAGGTTACATGGAAGCTCGAGGAGACCATCAAGACCGTGGCCCCCGCCTGCGAGAAGCACGCCCCGGTCCCCGGCAACGCCAACAACAACACCCAGCCTCAGCAGAAGGGCGTGGCCCGCACCGAGACCCGCGTCCTCGGCGAGAAGTACATGCACGACGGCTGGAAGTCCGACTACACCAGCACCGACGGCCACGTCGAGTTCGAGTTCGACTACGGCGTCGTCGCCAGCAAGCACAGCCACGGCCCGCGATACGCCTGCGACATGAAGTCGAGTGACGGCACCGAAGTCTCCCACGCACTCATGATCGAGATGGTTGTCTCCAAGGAGTGGGCGCCTGTCGGTAAGCCCCACCTCGCGACGCAGACGGGCACCGGACGCATCTTGAGGATGCACTACCACGTGATGCTCACCGAGTGCCCCGGTCTCGGCGTCAGCTGGGATAACGAGGCGCCGCCCGTTTACCAGGACGTTCCCCCCTCGCCGCCCGCGTACCCCGACGAAGCGGCTCCCGTCGACTACATGAGCCTTGAGCACCTTGACGGCCAAGCTCACAACGGACTGGCCCATAGCCGGGAGGGATCCGTTACCGGCGGATCTACCACATCAtga
- a CDS encoding prostacyclin synthase has translation MITSTLDEAQVIWFPLACCLVIFLVRSVWPKVPDSQEPPALQPKIPFIGHLIDLIQMGYKQHVKNHEKFNMTAYSLPILGSKLYVASSPQLASSIFQKRTLSFEPLIDTFVRTLVGMEGQGMDLWTNPEFRTAIFKVLYKGLAGPSLIDLTRSGVSNLATSLDEILFDQLEPRDFYCWTRETVSRAVMRGFYGKLSPWENSGVMQSFWIYHDDMHRLFPGFAPSVIASKAFKARTEVIEALEAYIKREEDFGAEVPQFTKDRFGAERKFGMSIHNSAKIEILLATALANISTLVFWLLSNIYSQPDLLASIRTELLNAAVTEKRTDQDHIEMTLHLRKIKKHCPLLLSSAQETERHNIVDNITRTVMTDTTISDDGRSYLLKKGNNIQMPLSVLHSDEKVWGANPESWQGDRFLEMGYNASSPPGFLPFGGGKHVCPGRHLANGLLLGIAAQMILGIDLEGTDGGPVRVPKAQVPWATTGIGRPKPGPDSRVRISRREAWRHVKWSVAY, from the exons ATGATAACAAGCACATTGGACGAAGCCCAAGTGATATGGTTTCCTTTGGCCTGTTGCCTAGTCATATTTCTTGTTCGTAGTGTCTGGCCAAAAGTTCCAGACTCGCAGGAGCCTCCGGCCCTACAACCAAAAATACCTTTCATTGGTCATTTGATTGATCTAATCCAGATGGGCTACAAGCAACATGTCAAGAATCA CGAGAAATTCAATATGACGGCATACTCGTTGCCCATCCTTGGAAGCAAGCTTTACGTGGCATCTTCACCACAACTGGCATCGTCCATATTCCAGAAGCGGACTCTTAGTTTCGAACCCCTGATTGACACCTTTGTTCGCACTTTGGTAGGCATGGAGGGCCAAGGGATGGATTTGTGGACGAACCCGGAGTTTCGTACCGCCATCTTTAAGGTTCTCTACAAAGGACTGGCCGGACCTTCGTTGATTGATCTTACCAGATCAGGGGTCAGCAATTTAGCCACCTCTCTTGACGAAATACTCTTTGACCAGCTCGAGCCACGAGACTTCTATTGCTGGACTCGTGAGACAGTGTCGAGGGCCGTCATGAGAGGCTTCTACGGGAAGTTGAGCCCTTGGGAGAACAGCGGAGTCATGCAGAGTTTCTG GATCTATCACGATGACATGCACAGACTCTTCCCTGGGTTTGCCCCCTCTGTCATCGCGTCCAAAGCATTCAAAGCAAGAACGGAGGTTATTGAAGCCTTGGAAGCGTACATCAAGCGTGAGGAGGATTTTGGCGCCGAAGTTCCTCAATTCACCAAGGATAGATTTGGTGCAGAACGAAAGTTCGGAATGTCGATCCACAACAGCGCCAAGATTGAGATTCTCCTAGCCACCGCTCTCGCCAACATCTCCACGCTCGTCTTCTGGCTTCTTTCGAATATTTACAGCCAGCCAGACCTTTTGGCCAGTATTCGGACCGAGCTTCTCAATGCCGCGGTTACTGAGAAGCGAACTGATCAAGACCATATCGAGATGACACTTCACCTGAGGAAAATCAAAAAGCACTGTCCACTACTCCTGTCTTCTGCGCAAGAGACGGAGCGACACAATATTGTCGATAACATCACACGAACGGTAATGACAGACACGACGATATCGGACGACGGCCGCTCGTACCTCCTCAAGAAAGGGAACAATATCCAGATGCCGCTTAGCGTTCTACATAGTGATGAAAAAGTATGGGGCGCCAACCCTGAAAGCTGGCAAGGTGACAGGTTTCTGGAAATGGGTTACAATGCATCATCGCCGCCTGGTTTCCTTCCTTTTGGAGGGGGCAAACATGTCTG CCCTGGCCGCCACCTTGCCAACGGACTTCTTCTTGGCATTGCTGCGCAAATGATACTCGGTATTGATTTAGAAGGTACTGACGGCGGGCCCGTTAGGGTCCCGAAAGCCCAAGTCCCTTGGGCAACGACTGGCATAGGGAGGCCGAAGCCCGGACCAGACTCAAGAGTCAGAATCAGTAGGCGAGAGGCTTGGAGGCACGTGAAATGGTCTGTGGCATATTGA